A genomic window from Streptomyces sp. MST-110588 includes:
- a CDS encoding VC0807 family protein, which produces MADDGSRPGKASGSGKTLLLNWGPTVLFSIVLPWITYGQLTDHGVRPETALLIISGWPVVEMILYYALHRRLDEFSVLILLTLLLGAAGSLVYSSTKLLFLKDSAVTGLVGTAYLVSLFMARPLMFYFGRKFATDGTPEGIARWNGFWDAYPGFRKSQRRLTAVWGVAFLVEAGIKAALTFVLDTATMVGVANVLPFAFLAGLMFYTIRTAKKGRARMQAAHGDGQAGHPAQTARTARTARTNDAEATDQPAQQVPTSAS; this is translated from the coding sequence ATGGCTGACGACGGCAGCCGACCAGGAAAGGCTTCGGGGTCAGGGAAGACCCTGCTGCTCAATTGGGGCCCCACGGTCCTGTTCAGCATCGTCCTGCCCTGGATCACATACGGACAGCTCACCGATCACGGTGTACGGCCGGAGACGGCCCTGCTGATCATCTCCGGCTGGCCCGTGGTCGAAATGATCCTGTATTACGCCCTGCACCGGCGGCTGGACGAGTTCAGCGTGCTCATCCTCCTCACGCTGCTGCTGGGGGCGGCCGGCTCCCTCGTCTACAGCAGCACCAAGCTCCTCTTCCTGAAAGACTCCGCGGTGACCGGCCTCGTCGGCACGGCTTACCTGGTCAGCCTGTTCATGGCACGCCCGCTGATGTTCTACTTCGGCCGAAAGTTCGCCACGGACGGCACTCCCGAGGGCATCGCCCGCTGGAACGGCTTCTGGGACGCGTACCCGGGCTTCCGGAAGAGCCAGCGCCGGCTCACCGCCGTCTGGGGCGTCGCCTTCCTGGTCGAGGCCGGCATCAAGGCCGCGCTCACCTTCGTACTGGACACCGCCACCATGGTCGGGGTCGCCAACGTGCTGCCCTTCGCCTTCCTGGCCGGGCTGATGTTCTACACGATCCGTACGGCCAAGAAGGGCCGCGCCAGGATGCAGGCGGCCCACGGGGACGGCCAAGCGGGCCACCCCGCCCAAACGGCCCGGACGGCCCGGACGGCCCGAACGAACGATGCGGAAGCAACCGACCAGCCCGCCCAGCAGGTCCCGACCTCCGCAAGCTGA